The region GCTATGGCGCCTGTATTATCACCGGCACGCAGCTTACGGAACGTCACAGCTGGCCGTGGGTGGAGGCCTGCTATATCGATACACAAGAAAATGAAGAAGGTTTTCTTGCCGATAACAGCGTCGATAACGGCTTGTTCCTGCGCAGTGACTTACAGCGGTTGTTTATCAATAAAATGATAAGCATAAACGCGGAAACCGGTCAGGTGCTGTTTAATCCAGCGCTAGAAACTGAAGCGCCGATAAGCGATTTTTATCAGACACTTGAGGGCAAAACCTGTGCACTGTGGGACGCCGTGCCGCCTGGCACGCGGTTAAGGCTGAAAAACCTGCGCTAAAGAAACCACCGATGGCGGTGCATTCCACCGCCATCCATAACAAATTTGAAATAACCTCGCTTTTGCCCGCCTATTCTGCCAATCGAAACCCCTACAGAATTGGATAATCATGCCGATAACTTTATTAACGCAGGGTAGTCACCGTGAACGATCTCTATACGCCCGAAGGCGTGATGGATAAACATTCGCTCTGGCAGCGCTACGTTCCTCTGGTGCGACACGAAGCGTTGCGCTTGCAGGTACGTCTGCCAGCCAGCGTTGAGCTTGACGATCTGCTGCAGGCCGGTGGCATTGGTTTATTAAATGCCGTGGAGCGCTACGACGCGCTGCAAGGCACCGCCTTTACCACTTATGCCGTGCAGCGTATCCGGGGCGCAATGCTGGATGAACTGCGCAGCCGCGACTGGGCACCTCGCAGCGTGCGTCGTAATGCGCGCGAAGTGGCCGGTGCGATGCATCAGGTAGAACAAGCGTTGGGGCGCTCGGCTACTGAGCAGGAAGTGGCTGAACAGTTGAATGTTTCGCTGGAAGAGTATCGGCAAATTCTGCTCGATACCAATAACAGCCAACTCTTCTCCTACGACGAGTATCGGGAAGAGCACGGTGACAGCGCGGAGCTGGTGACGGAGGGGCATGAAGAAGCCAACCCGCTTCATCAGTTAATGGAAGGAAACCTGCGTGATCGCGTGATTGAAGCCATCGAGGCATTGCCCGATCGTGAAAAATTAGTGCTCACACTGTACTACCAGGAAGAACTGAACCTGAAAGAGATTGGCGCAGTGCTGGAAGTGGGGGAATCCCGCGTCAGTCAACTGCACAGTCAGGCGATTAAACGCCTGCGTGCCCGGTTAGCGGGGGCGCGCTGACAGACTCAGTACCTGGCATCGAAAAAATAAAAATACCGGGGACTCAGCAATGGGAGCCAAAGCCAAAGCCAGACCTTTAAGTCGTTATCTTAAAGACTACAAACACAGCCAAAGCAACTGTTCACATTGTGGCAAAGTTTTAGATCGTATGGCGTTAGTGTTTCGCGGACAGATCATCAATAAAGAGGCCATCGCGCGGATGGACCAGATGATTGATGACCAGTTATGGATGAAACTCCAGCCGGAACTGACCGCATTATGTCGTTTCTGCAGCGATATTTTTTGTAATACCCATCCTAATTACTTCGACATTATGGCGTTCAAACAGTATCTGTTTGAGCAGACCGAGATGAGTCACAGCACCATTCGCGAGTATGTGGTGCGGCTGCGTCGTCTTGATGACATGCTGAAAGCGAAAAATTTCCCGGCCGACAGATTACGGGGCAACAGCTGGCATGAATGTCTGGAAAACGATTTGCCGGATGCGGGTAACAACAATTACCGCATCGCACTGCGTAAATATGACCAGTTTTTAGGCTGGCAGCAGGGCTGATTGTGATCCTGCCCTTGTTGTTGCTGAGCATAGCAACAACAGGGGCCGCACTCGCAGAATTCCGGGTGCGACTTTTCTCATCTTCTGCAACACTGTATGGATAATTGCACATTGCCCGAATGGAGGCTGCATTGTCTTTACATCTCTTGCACCAGTTCCCACGTCTTGAATTACTCGGTGCACCTACGCCGCTTGAGCATCTGCCACGGCTTTCTGATTATCTCGGTCGCGATATCTTTATCAAGCGCGATGACTTCACGCCTGTGGCGATGGGCGGCAACAAACTGCGCAAACTCGAATTCCTGGCGGCCGATGCGCTGCGCGAGGGCGCGGATGTTCTGCTGACGGCGGGCGCGATTCAATCCAACCATGTGCGCCAGACGGCGGCGGTGGCGGCGCGCCTTGGCCTCAAGTGTGTGGCGCTGCTGGAAAACCCGATTGGCACGACTTCAGAAAACTATCTCACCAACGGCAATCGCCTGATGCTCGACCTGATGGACGTCGAGGTGGTGATGGTCGATGCGTTGCACAATCCCACTGAACAGCTGGCCGAACAGGCTGAACGTCTCGAAGCTCAGGGTTTCCGTCCTTATATCGTGCCGGTTGGCGGTTCCAACGCACTGGGCGCGCTCGGCTACGTGGAGTGTGCGCAGGAGATTGCGCATCAAAGCGAAGGCGTGGTGGATTTCGCCGCTGTGGTGGTAGCATCGGGCAGCGCCGGCACCCATGCAGGTTTGGCGGTGGGGCTGGAGCAGTTGCTGCCCAATACCGAGCTGGTCGGTGTGACGGTTTCACGCAAAGTCGACGCGCAGTTGCCGGTGGTAGAGCGCATCCGCAGCGCGCTCGCTGAACAGCTGGAAGTGCAGACGCACGCGCCGATCACGCTTTGGGATGACTATTTTGCGCCGCGTTACGGTGAACCTAATGATGAAGGCATGGAAGCGGTGAAACTGCTGGCGCGTCTTGAAGGCATCATGCTGGACCCGGTCTACACCGGTAAAGCGATGGCCGGATTGATTGATGGCATTGCGCAGAATCGCTTCCGTCGTGAAGGGCCGCTGCTGTTTATTCATACTGGCGGCGCGCCTGCGTTATTTGCTTATCATCCTTCGGTCTAAGGCTAAGATAAAAAAGGTTTATAATCCGGCAGCTGCTGTTCTGGCCTGAAATGGGCCTGAATGCAGCGCCAATAACGAAAAGGCGGCAAACCCCGGTTTCGCTGCCTCATTGCACACAACACATCACAATAAATGGGGTAAACATGGCTTTCTCTCCAATTCGTCGCCAACTGGTGATGGGCATGATGGCGGTCGCGCTGGTCGCGGGCGTTAACGTTAAAACGTTCGCTGCAGAAGATCTGCTGGCACAGGTGAAGAGTAAAGGTGAGCTGCGCGTGGGTCTGGAAGGCACCTATCCGCCGTTCAGTTTCCAGGATGAGAGCGGCAAGCTGACCGGTTTCGAAGTGGAATTCGCACAAGAGCTGGCGCAACACCTTGGCGTCAAAGCGGATCTGAAACCGACTAAGTGGGATGGCATGCTGGCGGCACTGGATTCTAAGCGTATCGACGTGGTGATCAATCAGGTAACGATTTCACCCGAGCGTAAGAAGAAGTATGACTTCTCCACGCCATACACCATCTCTGGCGTTCAGGCGCTGACGATGAAGAAAAATGCCGGCAGCATCACCAAGCCAGAGGATCTCTCTGGTAAGAAAGTCGGTGTCGGTCTTGGCTCGAACTACGAGCAGTGGCTGCGTGACAACGTCAAAGGCGTCGATATCCGTACCTATGATGATGACCCAACCAAATACCAGGATCTGCGTTCAGGTCGTGTTGATGCCATTCTGGTGGACCGTTTAGCGGCGCTGGATCTGGTGAAGAAAACCGGCGACACCATGGCGGTTGCGGGCCCGGCCTTCTCCCGTCTGGAATCCGGCGTGGCGCTGCGTAAAGGCAATGACGACCTGCTGAAAGCCATTGATGCGGCGATTGCTGATATGCAGAAAGATGGCTCGCTGAGCAAACTCTCTGAGAAATGGTTCGGCGCGGACGTCACTAAATAATGCAGGAAAGCTTACAACTGGTGCTGGATTCAGCACCATTCTTACTCAAAGGCGCGTTGTTCACGCTGCAGCTGAGTATCGGCGGGATGTTCTTCGGTCTGGTACTCGGCTTTGTGCTGGCGCTGATGCGCCTGTCACATTTCTGGCCAATAAACTGGCTGGCGCGTATCTATGTGTCGATTTTCCGTGGCACGCCGCTGATCGCCCAGCTGTTTATGATCTACTACGGCTTGCCGCAGTTCGGTATCGAGCTGGATCCTATCCCATCAGCGATGATCGGTTTGTCACTCAATACCGCCGCTTACGCCTCTGAATCCCTGCGTGGTGCGATTGCTGCCATTGAACGCGGACAGTGGGAAGCCGCGGCCAGTATCGGCATGACGCCATGGCAAACCTTGCGCCGCGTGATACTGCCGCAAGCGGCGCGCACTGCTTTACCCCCGCTGGGTAACAGCTTTATCAGCCTGGTGAAAGACACCTCGCTGGCGGCCACCATTCAGGTGCCGGAGCTGTTCCGTCAGGCGCAATTGATCACCTCACGTACGCTGGAAGTGTTCACCATGTATCTGGCTGCCTCACTGATTTACTGGGTGATGGCGACGGTGCTGTCGGCATTGCAA is a window of Pantoea rwandensis DNA encoding:
- a CDS encoding RNA polymerase sigma factor FliA; translated protein: MNDLYTPEGVMDKHSLWQRYVPLVRHEALRLQVRLPASVELDDLLQAGGIGLLNAVERYDALQGTAFTTYAVQRIRGAMLDELRSRDWAPRSVRRNAREVAGAMHQVEQALGRSATEQEVAEQLNVSLEEYRQILLDTNNSQLFSYDEYREEHGDSAELVTEGHEEANPLHQLMEGNLRDRVIEAIEALPDREKLVLTLYYQEELNLKEIGAVLEVGESRVSQLHSQAIKRLRARLAGAR
- the fliZ gene encoding flagella biosynthesis regulatory protein FliZ produces the protein MGAKAKARPLSRYLKDYKHSQSNCSHCGKVLDRMALVFRGQIINKEAIARMDQMIDDQLWMKLQPELTALCRFCSDIFCNTHPNYFDIMAFKQYLFEQTEMSHSTIREYVVRLRRLDDMLKAKNFPADRLRGNSWHECLENDLPDAGNNNYRIALRKYDQFLGWQQG
- a CDS encoding D-cysteine desulfhydrase translates to MSLHLLHQFPRLELLGAPTPLEHLPRLSDYLGRDIFIKRDDFTPVAMGGNKLRKLEFLAADALREGADVLLTAGAIQSNHVRQTAAVAARLGLKCVALLENPIGTTSENYLTNGNRLMLDLMDVEVVMVDALHNPTEQLAEQAERLEAQGFRPYIVPVGGSNALGALGYVECAQEIAHQSEGVVDFAAVVVASGSAGTHAGLAVGLEQLLPNTELVGVTVSRKVDAQLPVVERIRSALAEQLEVQTHAPITLWDDYFAPRYGEPNDEGMEAVKLLARLEGIMLDPVYTGKAMAGLIDGIAQNRFRREGPLLFIHTGGAPALFAYHPSV
- the tcyJ gene encoding cystine ABC transporter substrate-binding protein codes for the protein MAFSPIRRQLVMGMMAVALVAGVNVKTFAAEDLLAQVKSKGELRVGLEGTYPPFSFQDESGKLTGFEVEFAQELAQHLGVKADLKPTKWDGMLAALDSKRIDVVINQVTISPERKKKYDFSTPYTISGVQALTMKKNAGSITKPEDLSGKKVGVGLGSNYEQWLRDNVKGVDIRTYDDDPTKYQDLRSGRVDAILVDRLAALDLVKKTGDTMAVAGPAFSRLESGVALRKGNDDLLKAIDAAIADMQKDGSLSKLSEKWFGADVTK
- the tcyL gene encoding cystine ABC transporter permease → MQESLQLVLDSAPFLLKGALFTLQLSIGGMFFGLVLGFVLALMRLSHFWPINWLARIYVSIFRGTPLIAQLFMIYYGLPQFGIELDPIPSAMIGLSLNTAAYASESLRGAIAAIERGQWEAAASIGMTPWQTLRRVILPQAARTALPPLGNSFISLVKDTSLAATIQVPELFRQAQLITSRTLEVFTMYLAASLIYWVMATVLSALQNRLEAHVNRQDREAK